The Podospora pseudocomata strain CBS 415.72m chromosome 1 map unlocalized CBS415.72m_1, whole genome shotgun sequence genome has a segment encoding these proteins:
- a CDS encoding uncharacterized protein (EggNog:ENOG503NX03; COG:K), which produces MSSSSSATPPDTIMLSDPTADIGDAVNRIDVPAGGNSSVPKTKRLACMICRKRKLKCDGIKPSCSTCSRLGHACQYDEVRRKSGPKRGYVKALEERLKQVETMLKSQEVTSTSPDGSKAMPTSVDSGSKQQRPMNQRAAATANFNVTDPSIGIASSRDMDRWPFNPESPNRVDEFNFNSNMMGMSAVDGNFTWEMIGLGLEEPLPPQETIDELHQIYFEKIHPSVPMIHKYRYLAAMNLAPAQRPPVCLRYAMWTLACSVTEKYQNLKDLFYQRARKYVEADYIKGYGEHMISVAHAQTHVLLSSYEFKWMYFPRAWMSTGSAVRLCQMIGLHRLDGAGLDVKQCLPPARDWTEREERRRTFWMVFCQDRYASIGTGWPMTIDEKDILTNLPSSDEAFEHSRPEQTPSLANAMSPQGAGKLTAFGGIVLLACLFGRNLVHLHRPDADERDHDLNGDFWKRHRQLDNILLNTSLCLPSQLKLPNGLTNPNIVFMNMCIHTSTICLHQAAIFKADKNRLPNSVSSESKVRCITSANEIASIMRMISHLDLSAMNPFISFCLYVSARVFVQYLKSRPDDSQTADSLRFLLAAMSALKKRNPLTESFLVQLDVDLEALGVRIPKLKSAFPRSTDSPGPSRNPHSSQLNRVREEATRNGVPYTNECHFLKGMGDDGNPANAPDIVDADPPNPNISGFPATEPANLPTRERAQAPYLPAQGLMPHSYPEYGAPEIDPGNNDMSGTPPSGGQSSRPTPNSSTASETLSNLTPGGNTFETTSPPSSLKNLMNMPGTTTQGEMGANNVGFNFNDPPFVLGSGVSEYPVPSGWGGAGDMSVQAGMTPGTERMLQSMMAGSIDAMDMGWDPNT; this is translated from the exons AtgtcgtcctcttcttcagctaCTCCTCCTGACACCATCATGTTGTCGGATCCCACTGCCGATATTGGAGACGCCGTCAATCGCATTGACGTACCAGCTGGAGGCAACTCAAGCGTCCCAAAGACGAAACGGCTGGCTTGTATGATATGCAGGAAAAGGAAGCTGAAGTGTGATGGCATCAAACCTAGCTGCAGCACCTGCTCCCGTCTCGGGCACGCCTGTCAGTATGATGAAGTCAGGAGAAAGAGCGGGCCCAAGAGAGGCTATGTGAAGGCGCTGGAAGAACGATTGA AACAAGTTGAGACCATGCTTAAGTCCCAGGAGGTCACGTCAACAAGTCCGGATGGAAGCAAAGCCATGCCCACATCTGTCGACAGCGGATCGAAGCAACAGCGCCCTATGAACCAACGAGCCGCTGCGACGGCAAACTTCAATGTCACAGATCCCTCCATCGGGATCGCAAGCAGCCGGGACATGGATCGATGGCCATTCAACCCCGAGTCTCCGAACAGGGTCGACGAGTTCAACTTCAATAGTAacatgatggggatgagcGCGGTCGATGGAAACTTCACATGGGAGATGATTGGGCTGGGACTGGAAGAGCCATTACCTCCCCAAGAGACCATCGATGAACT TCACCAGATTTACTTTGAAAAGATTCACCCTTCAGTACCCATGATTCACAAATACCGGTATCTGGCTGCTATGAACCT CGCCCCTGCACAACGCCCGCCTGTCTGCCTCCGGTATGCCATGTGGACATTGGCATGTTCCGTCACCGAAAAATATCAAAATCTCAAGGACCTTTTCTACCAGAGGGCACGAAAATATGTTGAAGCGGATTACATCAAGGGGTACGGTGAACACATGATCTCGGTAGCTCATGCGCAAACGCATGTCCTTCTTTCGTCGTATGAGTTCAAGTGGATGTACTTTCCTCGAGCGTGGATGAGCACAGGTTCAGCTGTCCGGCTGTGTCAGAT GATTGGCCTCCACCGCCTGGATGGTGCTGGTCTGGATGTGAAGCAGTGCCTACCACCAGCTCGTGACTGGACAGAGCGGGaagaaaggaggaggacattCTGGATGGTTTTCTGCCAAGATCGATATGCGAGTATCGGCACGGGGTGGCCTATGACTATTGACGAAAAGGACATCCTGACGAacctcccatcatcagacGAAGCGTTCGAACATAGTCGCCCCGAACAAACGCCATCCCTCGCAAACGCCATGAGCCCTCAAGGTGCCGGGAAACTCACGGCTTTTGGCGGCATTGTTCTTTTGGCTTGTTTATTTGGTCGCAACCTCGTACACCTCCATCGTCCAGATGCAGACGAGCGCGACCACGACCTCAATGGCGACTTCTGGAAGAGACATCGTCAGCTGGACAACATTCTACTCAACACCTCTCTATGTCTGCCTTCCCAGCTCAAACTGCCAAACGGCTTGACGAACCCCAATATTGTCTTCATGAACATGTGCATACACACCTCCACCATTTGCCTTCACCAGGCTGCCATCTTCAAGGCAGACAAGAACAGGTTACCAAACTCGGTGAGCTCAGAAAGCAAAGTCCGTTGCATCACATCAGCCAACGAGATCGCAAGCATAATGAGAATGATATCTCATCTCGACTTGTCCGCG ATGAACCCCTTTATATCTTTCTGTCTTTACGTCTCAGCTCGGGTGTTTGTACAGTATCTCAAGAGCAGGCCCGACGACAGCCAAACCGCCGATTCGTTACGCTTCCTTCTTGCGGCCATGAGTGCCCTCAAAAAACGAAACCCTCTGACAGAATCCTTCCTGGTTCAGTTGGACGTGGATCTAGAAGCCCTTGGTGTGCGAATTCCAAAACTGAAGAGCGCTTTTCCACGAAGCACCGATAGT CCAGGTCCGTCAAGGAATCCACATTCGAGCCAACTCAACCGCGTTCGCGAGGAAGCGACCAGGAATGGTGTACCCTACACCAACGAATGCCACTTCTTGAAGGGCATGGGCGACGACGGCAACCCAGCAAACGCACCTGACATCGTCGATGCCGACCCCCCGAACCCAAACATCTCTGGCTTCCCAGCGACAGAGCCAGCCAACCTCCCAACACGCGAACGCGCCCAGGCTCCCTATTTACCAGCACAGGGACTAATGCCACACAGCTATCCAGAATATGGTGCCCCAGAAATAGACCCAGGCAACAACGACATGTCCGGCACACCACCCAGCGGCGGGCAGTCAAGCCGACCAACGCCCAATTCGAGCACCGCATCCGAGACGCTTTCTAATCTGACGCCTGGGGGGAATACGTTCGAGACGACAAGTCCGCCATCATCGCTGAAGAATCTGATGAATATGCCGGGGACTACAACGCAGGGAGAGATGGGGGCGAATAATGTCGGTTTCAATTTCAACGATCCGCCTTTTGTGTTGGGCTCTGGGGTGTCGGAGTATCCTGTGCCgagcggatggggaggggcggGGGACATGTCTGTGCAGGCGGGGATGACGCCGGGGACGGAGAGAATGCTGCAGTCGATGATGGCCGGGTCGATAGATGCTATGGATATGGGGTGGGATCCGAATACGTAG
- a CDS encoding uncharacterized protein (EggNog:ENOG503NTWV; COG:P), translating into MTGRMYPDPERKRNRGYLDEDSSGLPPRDLQDRQQLRYELDLNSWNLRIWGVAASGFLTDSYNLFATNVILASLSFVYFPHERWCGLIINFFTLLGSVVGQLLFGYLADKYGRTRLYGIELVLVIVSTIGVATTSTGYGDISFLALFTFWRFVMGIGIGAEYPLSAVITSEWSSTSSRATMLSSVFLMQPVGQALAQLVGLFVLLGENRAHRLHELQCGIDTRNEEECKRIIDGIWRIVIGSGAVPAILAIIFRFFLYDCGLYTLEVKNKPGNAFRDTQRVYGAPGNENNSNGVPSSNGHTVQTIANGGGTLTLPASPPEPDEPATSLQFSMSDLYNFFIRDKNWYYLLGTSMTWFYLDVSFYGFSLDNRGTLSDLWATTDAVSITADLECWNTPGSAVPSWAAGSGLPTWQTDATKPCNTIYETLIEQTKQYLLTVSLASIAGSACFVVFANRIPRREWLTASFGVLTVLFLVTGGLYYGVAHTERSWGTVVCVAICHFMFNFGANTLTFIIPAEIFPTCYRCTCHGISAAAGKVGSIVAVLIVYGINAGYKSTTRQGLVFLLFATFMALGALYSWAYLPDVQRVVHDSTPDGELKRRLETKSLEELGGGYPGAVAEGQVFGVRNKWAVMRDKVRFRVGKGRKHSDGNEAVMEGAIGGQYPLRGGNANHFQRGGGVVNVVNGTIELPAR; encoded by the exons ATGACTGGCCGTATGTATCCCGATCCCGAACGGAAGAGGAACAGAGGGTATCTGGATGAGGACAGCTCAGGGCTGCCGCCACGAGACCTTCAG GATCGCCAGCAGCTTCGGTATGAATTGGATTTGAACTCGTGGAATCTTCGGATCTGGGGGGTGGCAGCTTCGGGTTTTCTTACTGATTC ATACAACCTCTTCGCGACCAATGTCATTCTCGCCTCTCTGTCGTTTGTGTACTTTCCTCATGAGAGATGGTGTGGGTTGATCATCAACTTTTTCACGCTGCTTGG GTCTGTGGTCGGTCAACTGTTGTTTGGCTATCTTGCCGATAAATATGGGAGGACGAGATTGTACGGAATTGAGCTTGTGCTCGTGATCGTCTCGACTATAGGGGTCGCCACAACGAGCACAGGTTATGGGGATATTTCGTTTCTGgctttgtttactttt TGGCGGTTTGTGATGGGTATTG GCATCGGCGCCGAATACCCCTTGTCGGCAGTGATAACATCAGAATGGTCAAGCACCTCCTCAAGAGCAACAATGCTGTCGTCGGTATTTCTCATGCAACCGGTCGGCCAGGCTCTAGCCCAGCTGGTGGGATTGTTCGTCCTGTTAGGCGAGAACAGAGCCCACAGGCTGCACGAACTGCAATGCGGAATTGATACCCGCAACGAAGAAGAGTGCAAGAGAATAATCGATGGCATCTGGCGTATAGTCATCGGATCTGGCGCCGTCCCCGCCATCttggccatcatcttccgcTTCTTCCTGTACGATTGCGGGCTGTACACCCTCGAAGTAAAAAACAAGCCCGGCAACGCCTTCAGGGACACCCAACGGGTCTACGGAGCCCCCGGGAACGAGAACAACAGCAATGGCGTCCCCTCTTCCAACGGCCACACGGTTCAGACAATTGCCAACGGGGGCGGCACCTTGACCCTCCCCGCCAGTCCGCCAGAGCCCGATGAACCCGCCACCTCTCTGCAGTTCTCCATGTCGGACCTCTACAACTTTTTCATCCGCGACAAGAACTGGTACTACCTCCTGGGAACCTCCATGACGTGGTTCTACCTCGACGTTTCGTTCTATGGCTTCTCGCTCGACAACCGCGGCACGCTGTCTGACCTCTGGGCCACCACCGACGCGGTGAGCATCACCGCTGATCTCGAATGTTGGAACACACCTGGGTCAGCCGTGCCATCCTGGGCTGCCGGGAGCGGGTTGCCCACCTGGCAGACGGACGCCACAAAGCCGTGCAATACTATCTATGAGACGTTGATCGAGCAGACGAAGCAGTATCTGTTAACCGTGTCCCTCGCTTCGATAGCGGGGAGCGCGTGCTTTGTCGTGTTTGCGAACAGGATAccgaggagggagtggttgACGGCTAGCTTTGGGGTGCTGACGGTGTTGTTCCTGGTGACGGGGGGGCTGTATTATGGGGTGGCGCACACGgagaggagttgggggacggtggtgtgCGTGGCGATTTGTCATTTCATGTTTAATTTTG GGGCGAATACACTTACCTTTATCATCCCGGCCGAAATTTTCCCGACGTGTTATCGGTGTACTTG TCACGGAATTTCGGCCGCAGCAGGAAAGGTCGGCTCCATCGTCGCGGTGCTCATCGTGTACGGCATCAACGCGGGCTACAAATCTACAACGAGACAAGGGCTTGTCTTTTTGCTGTTTGCAACCTTTATGGCCTTGGGAGCGCTCTATTCATGGGCGTATCTGCCTGATGTGCAGCGCGTCGTCCATGACAGCACCCCAGACGGGGAGCTGAAGAGGAGATTAGAGACAAAAAGTCTGGAAgaattgggaggggggtatcCGGGTGCGGTTGCGGAGGGCCAGGTCTTTGGGGTGAGGAATAAGtgggcggtgatgagggaCAAGGTTCGGTTtcgggttgggaaggggaggaaacACTCGGATGGGAACGAagcggtgatggagggggcgATAGGGGGGCAGTATCCCCTCAGGGGAGGGAACGCTAATCATTTTCAACggggtggcggtgttgtCAATGTTGTGAATGGTACCATTGAGTTGCCGGCTAGGTGA
- a CDS encoding uncharacterized protein (EggNog:ENOG503PWVP) — protein MTGKRISDDHRAILTKLLQISKLTNHEIAWVMGVDERTVRRRRAEYIQTGQLAKHKDVSKNAEKFKEHHLEKLLAWHKDHPDALLDDMQLYLKTTTGLEVSLPTISRKLKKAYGTMRRIGRCARIKSRKEREAEGRSIASEIQQQTQANEQRQEQAHEQSVGPITATDDKSSSESGSMAVSPLRQDSPFQLQGDAQQQAVQPQNSQQQPLPQLQQRPQQQPRQQHTQPHHQLHHQYQHPLPPQQQQQHQIHSTTQPQQQQQQQQFWRLETPIAAPTPQGSKSGNDDTLNLSLGVDGYSAKEQLEQRLDFVN, from the exons ATGACTGGCAAAAGAATCTC CGATGACCATCGAGCCATTCTtaccaagctcctccagatATCCAAACTCACCAACCATGAGATCGCatgggtgatgggtgtggATGAGCGGACGgtgcgtcgtcgtcgagctGAATATATCCAAACTGGCCAGTTGGCCAAACACAAGGATGTCAGCAAAAATGCTGAGAAGTTCAAGGAGCACCACCTCGAG AAGCTGTTGGCTTGGCACAAAGACCATCCAGATGCCCTTCTTGATGACATGCAGTTGTATCTGAAGACAACAACTGGCCTCGAAGTCAGTCTCCCGACCATCAGCAGAAAGCTCAAAAAGGCCTATGGGACCATGAGAAGAATAGGCCGGTGTGCTCGCATCAAGTCGAGGAAGGAGCGAGAAGCTGAGGGGCGTTCCATCGCGTCTGAGATTCAACAGCAAACGCAGGCCAATGAGCAACGTCAAGAACAGGCGCATGAACAGAGTGTTGGCCCCATCACCGCAACCGATGACAAGTCAAGCAGCGAGTCTGGTTCTATGGCTGTGTCGCCTCTTCGACAAGACTCGCCTTTCCAGCTCCAAGGGGATGCTCAACAGCAAGCTGTCCAACCGCAAAACAGTCAGCAACAGCCGCTGCCACAACTGCAACAACGaccgcaacaacagcctcggcaacaacacacacaaccacatcaccagcTTCACCATCAGTATCAGCACCCACTCccacctcagcaacaacagcaacaccagattCACAGCACAACAcagccacaacagcaacagcagcagcaacagttTTGGCGCCTGGAAACACCTATCGCGGCACCAACGCCCCAAGGTTCGAAGTCAGGTAACGACGATACTCTGAATTTATCGCTAGGTGTCGACGGCTACAGTGCGAAAGAGCAACTTGAACAGCGACTTGATTTTGTCAACTAA
- a CDS encoding uncharacterized protein (EggNog:ENOG503P132), which yields MAGASGSSSSFNSSAFGGVPPSSHGQHSSPLYSTFTPTSAAISALTAESSLAQSPLGSLDLGPPGYHATIKLFERTPNETTIYLGPWEVLGPSPRRIVWQCSYEGDTLEHYLPSDTPSSPHSHPYTLHSHHRRYSSPHELELFVSFPLEPHRIRYISHTDGLTCDDLIEVKYEFTTLESSLNFQSDLRQRDLVDWFDVDVVWSDVHRRTDSYGNVRGLGTIQRMKLWRDRHSSFHYLSVYANHRRRWKEYLVDNFEREFRQRDDRHRRLQLTAKAAGSGGQGRRGSAASGSSGEQQPPQQQPPARRFSAASLFLGSSRRGGSSSNSSSSSQQANGGAASIASQNDPDIRYLGIQFSRNGNVQPGTEDYNRFIVRWEAAHDADSQFETPYPTETVELQSPYINGQEVPREFTLPYVNGVHGIAELPSPELLGLPPVAESVDGREFDGTQ from the exons ATGGCAGGTGCCtcgggctcctcctcctccttcaactcGTCCGCCTTTGGTGGCGTtcctccatcctcccatGGCCAGCACTCCAGCCCGCTCTACTCGACCTTCACACCCACTTCCGCTGCCATCTCTGCTCTGACGGCAGAGTCGTCGTTAGCACAGAGTCCACTAGGGTCTCTAGACCTCGGGCCCCCTGGATATCACGCCACAAT AAAACTCTTCGAACGCACCCCAAACGAAACAACAATCTACCTCGGCCCCTGGGAAGTCCTCGGCCCTTCCCCCCGCCGCATAGTCTGGCAATGCTCCTACGAAGGCGACACACTAGAACACTACCTCCCCTCCGAcacgccctcctccccacacTCGCACCCATACACCCtccactcccaccaccggcgctactcctccccccacgAGCTCGAGCTCTtcgtctccttccccctcgaGCCCCACCGCATCCGCTACATCTCCCACACAGACGGCCTCACCTGCGATGACTTGATCGAGGTCAAGTACGAATTCACCACCTTGGAATCCTCCCTCAATTTCCAGTCCGATCTTCGCCAGAGAGACCTAGTGGACTGGTTTGACGTCGACGTCGTCTGGTCTGACGTCCACCGCAGGACTGATTCCTACGGCAACGTCCGTGGGCTGGGAACGATTCAAAGGATGAAGCTCTGGAGGGACAGGCATTCGAGTTTTCACTATCTAAGCGTGTATGCTAACCacaggaggagatggaaagaGTACCTGGTTGACAACTTTGAGAGGGAGTTTCGGCAACGGGATGATCGGCATAGACGGTTACAGCTCACAGCCAAAGCCGCGGGGAGTGGGGGGCaagggcggagggggagcgCGGCTTCGGGAAGTAGTGGTGAGCAACAACcgccgcaacagcaacctcctgCTCGCCGATTCTCGGCTGCGTCCTTGTTTCTGGGGTCTAGTAGGCGaggggggagcagcagcaacagcagcagttcTTCCCAGCAGGCTAACGGTGGTGCGGCTTCCATAGCGTCGCAGAACGATCCGGACATTCGATATCTCGGGATTCAGTTTTCGAGAAATGGTAATGTACAGCCGGGGACTGAAG ACTACAACAGGTTCATCGTACGGTGGGAGGCGGCCCACGATGCTGATAGCCAGTTTGAGACACCATACCCGACAGAGACTGTCGAGCTGCAATCACCATACATAAACGGTCAAGAGGTGCCTAGGGAGTTTACGTTACCCTATGTTAACGGGGTACACGGGATAGCAGAACTTCCTTCACCTGAGCTGCTGGGGCTTCCCCCAGTAGCGGAATCGGTTGATGGACGTGAATTTGACGGAACACAGTAG
- a CDS encoding uncharacterized protein (EggNog:ENOG503NZJA; COG:F) has protein sequence MKKKIALSVNAGSSSVKVSVYDVEFGQAPVQLAEAQISGLTSPPPTLKYVRDGKTVIKAKEVDDNIEGQRDAFSLLLETLVEDEDLPQIKSKEDIGIVCHRIVHGGDYSKPQLISNETYEHLENLNDLAPLHNANSLGIVQLCIRALPTANNVACFDSQFHSTIPEHIRTYPINRDIARSNKLRKYGFHGISYAFITRSAAEFLGKEPDEVNIIALHLGSGASACAIKNGKSWDTSMGLTPLAGLPGATRSGSVDPSLVFHYASDVGKLSPASTSDLHISRAEEILNKESGWKALTGTTDFGKITSSAFSSSSSSSSSSSDDDDDDHEVMKLAFDLFVDRICGFIGSYYVSLRGKVDALVFAGGIGEKSPQLRAAVVDQISCLGFQIDDEVNNKNEIRNVVEEVGKKGGLDEPRVLVVQTDEQFEMARACAEDAEFWSKEKDKMMMTWRDDK, from the exons atgaagaagaagatcgcCTTGTCAGTCAACGCCGGATCCTCCTCGGTGAAGGTCTCGGTGTATGATGTAGAGTTTGGTCAGGCACCAGTCCAGCTCGCAGAAGCTCAGATCAGTGGTttgacatcaccaccccccaccctcaaGTATGTCCGAGATGGGAAGACGgtcatcaaggccaaggaggtgGACGATAACATAGAGGGCCAGCGCGATGCCTTCTCCCTTCTGTTGGAAACTTTGGTCGAAGATGAGGACCTCCCCCAGATCAAGAGCAAGGAAGACATTGGCATCGTCTGCCATCGAATCGTCCATGGCGGCGACTACAGCAAGCCGCAACTGATATCCAATGAAACCTACGAACACCTCGAGAACCTGAACGACTTGGCTCCTCTTCACAATGCAAACAGTCTGGGTATTGTCCAGCTTTGCATCCGTGCCTTGCCAACGGCAAACAACGTGGCCTGCTTCGACAGTCAGTTCCATTCAACCATCCCAGAGCACATTCGCACTTACCCCATCAACCGTGACATTGCTCGAAGCAATAAACTGCGGAAATACGGATTCCACGGCATAAGCTACGCCTTCATCACACGCTCAGCCGCCGAGTTTCTGGGAAAGGAGCCCGACGAGGTAaacatcatcgccctccacctcggATCCGGAGCCAGCGCCTGTGCCATCAAAAACGGCAAAAGCTGGGACACCAGCATGGGGCTGACCCCCCTCGCCGGCCTCCCAGGCGCCACACGTAGCGGAAGTGTTGATCCCAG CCTAGTATTCCACTACGCCTCCGACGTAGGCAAActctcccccgcctcaaCCTCAGACCTCCACATCTCCCGCGCCGAAGAAATCCTCAACAAAGAATCCGGCTGGAAAGCCCTCACCGGTACAACAGACTTTGGCAAaatcacctcctcggccttttcctcctcctcctcctcctcctcctcctcctccgacgacgacgacgacgaccacgaAGTGATGAAGCTAGCCTTTGACCTCTTTGTCGACCGCATCTGCGGCTTCATCGGCTCGTACTACGTCTCCCTCCGCGGCAAAGTCGACGCTCTAGTCTTTGCCGGCGGCATAGGCGAGAAGAGCCCCCAGCTTCGAGCCGCGGTCGTGGACCAGATCAGTTGCTTGGGGTTTCAGATTGACGACGaggtcaacaacaagaacgaAATCAGgaatgtggtggaggaagtgggtaaaaagggggggttggacgagccgagggtgttggttgtGCAGACGGATGAGCAGTTtgagatggcgagggcgtGTGCAGAGGATGCGGAGTTTTGGTCAAAGGAAAAAGATAaaatgatgatgacatggCGTGATGATAAATGA
- the NRG1 gene encoding transcriptional repressor (EggNog:ENOG503P6MW; COG:S) has translation MTMHVRDASGRRVSLLNDDDTAAPQHHYPQHQIDPSYAAYYAHGPRSISSSPNTPELLRSDSYDSQMGSEPMSPMTPLNDPRYVGAAVDPYVHQYDDYYSDQIYAASKRPTVLDARAVSYEEDITAHTTSTERPGKRFPCRYRDSHGCEKTFTTSGHASRHSKIHTAEKAVPCSFAGCTKKFTRADNMKQHLETHYKDKARSSGSRPSISSSDRRGSSSGKSSSRSKSSTTVPLSNNTPLPSPGGVWDLRDLSGPLLGRPTIARTPTAGLDALAMAVACQQEV, from the coding sequence ATGACCATGCATGTGCGCGATGCCTCCGGGCGCCGAGTCTCTCTGctcaacgacgacgacacagCCGCTCCTCAACATCACTACCCACAACACCAGATAGATCCCAGCTATGCTGCCTATTACGCACACGGTCCCCGGAGcatctcctcgtcaccgAACACACCTGAACTGCTGCGATCAGACTCGTATGACTCTCAAATGGGCAGCGAGCCCATGTCTCCCATGACTCCTCTCAACGACCCACGATATGTCGGTGCCGCCGTGGACCCTTACGTTCACCAGTACGACGACTACTACTCTGATCAAATTTATGCCGCTTCCAAACGCCCCACCGTTCTCGATGCCCGGGCCGTCTCGTACGAGGAAGACATTACGGCACACACTACAAGCACGGAACGCCCAGGGAAGCGCTTTCCTTGCCGCTACCGCGACAGTCACGGCTGCGAGAAGACCTTCACCACATCTGGTCATGCGTCGCGGCACTCAAAGATTCACACGGCTGAGAAGGCCGTGCCATGCTCGTTTGCTGGCTGCACCAAGAAGTTCACTCGCGCCGACAACATGAAGCAGCATCTCGAGACTCACTACAAGGACAAGGCTCGGTCCTCGGGGTCTCGCCCTTCGATCTCTTCCAGCGACAGAAGAGGTTCTTCGTCGGGGAAGTCTTCAAGCCGTTCCAAGTCGAGCACTACTGTGCcactcagcaacaacaccccatTACCTTCTCCCGGGGGTGTGTGGGACCTGAGGGACCTCAGCGGTCCCCTTCTCGGTCGGCCCACTATTGCACGCACACCCACAGCCGGCCTCGATGCTTTGGCTATGGCAGTAGCATGCCAACAAGAAGTATGA